A window of the Candidatus Caldatribacterium sp. genome harbors these coding sequences:
- a CDS encoding alpha/beta hydrolase, with protein MIRSSAILLIFFLLLSYISLENAASILSRELKEQFAFSFFENERIKEELAQTFGLKKVKEGKPLYMPPEILAEYTESIVYKDVPYGNDKAQKLDILVPLSIRRNEKLPVFVFVHGGTWIGGSKNEALYRHFAREVTRAGYIFVSLDYRVYPRVRFSGILADVRKALSFLYENIETYGGRREFVLCGHSAGAHLVALSTVKRGILPEEVYKAVRLVLLLSGPYDLPAYEETLDIPFRNLIRRIFFDLFEGKKNLRELSPVFQVEKTPIPFVLVVGEEDEITPKEQSMRLFEELRAKGNSAELFILPGVGHGGTLYVLNSEFDRKGLFTPT; from the coding sequence GTGATTCGAAGTAGCGCCATCCTCCTCATCTTCTTCCTTCTTCTGAGCTACATCTCCCTCGAGAACGCTGCCTCCATCCTCTCCCGGGAGCTCAAAGAGCAGTTCGCCTTCTCCTTCTTCGAAAACGAGAGGATAAAAGAGGAACTCGCCCAAACCTTTGGGCTCAAAAAGGTGAAAGAGGGAAAGCCCCTCTACATGCCTCCTGAAATCCTTGCCGAGTACACAGAGAGCATCGTCTACAAGGACGTCCCCTACGGGAACGACAAAGCCCAGAAACTCGACATCCTCGTTCCCCTCTCGATACGAAGAAACGAAAAACTCCCTGTTTTCGTCTTCGTCCACGGGGGAACCTGGATTGGAGGGTCAAAGAATGAAGCCCTCTACCGCCACTTTGCCCGGGAGGTCACAAGAGCCGGGTACATCTTTGTGAGCCTTGACTACCGCGTGTACCCCAGGGTCCGCTTTTCAGGAATCCTCGCGGATGTCAGGAAAGCCCTCTCTTTCCTCTATGAAAACATCGAAACATACGGGGGACGGAGGGAATTCGTCCTCTGCGGCCACTCTGCGGGAGCACACCTTGTGGCCCTTTCAACCGTTAAGCGCGGCATCCTCCCTGAGGAAGTCTACAAAGCGGTGCGGCTTGTTCTCCTTTTGAGCGGCCCCTACGACCTTCCAGCCTATGAGGAAACCCTTGATATCCCCTTCCGGAACCTCATCCGCCGGATTTTCTTCGACCTCTTCGAGGGAAAGAAGAACCTCCGGGAGCTCTCCCCCGTTTTCCAGGTCGAAAAGACCCCTATCCCCTTTGTCCTTGTTGTGGGGGAAGAGGACGAAATCACCCCCAAAGAGCAGAGCATGCGGCTTTTTGAGGAGCTCAGGGCAAAAGGCAATAGCGCTGAGCTTTTCATCCTCCCGGGCGTAGGCCATGGGGGAACGCTTTACGTCCTCAACTCGGAGTTTGACCGGAAGGGGCTCTTCACCCCGACCT